Proteins from one Drosophila gunungcola strain Sukarami chromosome 3R, Dgunungcola_SK_2, whole genome shotgun sequence genomic window:
- the LOC128266558 gene encoding uncharacterized protein LOC128266558 — protein MLIRNSLVALLIMYYLGCQVAANGDFPVLPEPQCSDCQHIQSKCTISKSGVFCTNNTDKINIHFSKGKADQNLDLDACVPEKYAIKGPILDWCCFWTPKLGCQQLAGTLYQNHSDCGICRHSCVCDEDKDNGVVRLSPTRWGALLGFVALLPWICLQS, from the exons ATGCTTATCAGGAATAGTCTGGTTGCGTTGTTAATTATGTACTATTTAGGATGCCAAGTAGCGGCGAATGGCGATTTTCCGGTTTTACCAGAACCGCAGTGCTCAGACTGTCAACACATTCAGTCGAAATGTACGATTTCCAAGTCTGGTGTATTCTGCACAAACAACACGGATAAGATAAACATTCACTTTTCAAAGGGTAAAGCTGACCAAAACCTAGACTTAGACGCCTGTGTACCAGAGAAATACGCTATCAAAG GTCCGATTTTGGACTGGTGCTGCTTCTGGACACCGAAGTTGGGGTGCCAGCAATTGGCGGGAACTCTCTACCAAAACCACTCGGACTGCGGTATCTGCCGACACTCCTGTGTCTGCGACGAGGACAAAGACAATGGGGTGGTCAGACTCTCACCCACCAGATGGGGTGCTTTGCTGGGCTTTGTGGCTCTTCTGCCTTGGATTTGTCTACAGTCTTGA
- the LOC128266550 gene encoding acetylcholine receptor subunit alpha-like 2, whose amino-acid sequence MAGCCTLTRPPALLAHFWRHCKPLCLLLVLLLLCETVQANPDAKRLYDDLLSNYNRLIRPVSNNTDTVLVKLGLRLSQLIDLNLKDQILTTNVWLEHEWQDHKFKWDPSEYGGVTELYVPSEHIWLPDIVLYNNADGEYVVTTMTKAILHYTGKVVWTPPAIFKSSCEIDVRYFPFDQQTCFMKFGSWTYDGDQIDLKHISQKNDKDNKVEIGIDLREYYPSVEWDILGVPAERHEKYYPCCAEPYPDIFFNITLRRKTLFYTVNLIIPCVGISYLSVLVFYLPADSGEKIALCISILLSQTMFFLLISEIIPSTSLALPLLGKYLLFTMLLVGLSVVITIIILNIHYRKPSTHKMRPWIRSFFIKRLPKLLLMRVPKDLLRDLAANKINYGLKFSKTKFGQALMDEMQMNSGGSSPDSLRRMQGRVGAGGCNGMHVTTATNRFSGLVGALGGGLSTLSGYNGLPSVLSGLDDSLSDVAARKKYPFELEKAIHNVMFIQHHMQRQDEFNAEDQDWGFVAMVMDRLFLWLFMIASLVGTFVILGEAPSLYDDTKAIDVQLSDVAKQIYNLTEKKN is encoded by the exons ATGGCTGGCTGCTGCACACTCACACGCCCCCCCGCCCTCCTCGCCCACTTCTGGCGTCACTGCAAGCCGCTCTGCCTCCTCTTGGTCCTTCTGCTCCTCTGCGAAACGGTCCAGGCAAATCCCGATGCCAAGCGACTGTACGACGATCTGCTGAGCAACTACAACCGCCTCATCCGCCCCGTGAGCAATAACACCGACACGGTGCTGGTCAAGTTGGGCCTCCGGCTGTCGCAACTCATCGATTTG AATCTCAAAGATCAAATTCTAACGACCAACGTGTGGCTGGAGCACGAATGGCAGGATCATAAATTCAAGTGGGATCCCTCGGAGTACGGCGGCGTCACAGAGCTTTATGTGCCCTCCGAGCACATCTGGCTGCCCGACATTGTGCTCTACAACAA TGCCGATGGCGAATATGTGGTCACCACTATGACAAAGGCAATCCTTCACTACACCGGCAAAGTGGTGTGGACTCCGCCGGCCATTTTCAAGTCCAGCTGCGAGATTGATGTGCGCTACTTTCCCTTCGATCAGCAGACCTGCTTCATGAAGTTCGGTTCCTGGACCTACGATGGTGATCAG ATCGATTTGAAGCACATCAGCCAGAAGAACGACAAGGACAATAAGGTGGAGATTGGCATCGACCTGCGCGAGTACTATCCCAGTGTGGAGTGGGACATCCTCGGCGTTCCGGCGGAGCGGCACGAGAAGTACTATCCGTGCTGTGCGGAGCCGTATCCGG ATATCTTCTTCAATATCACCCTGAGGCGGAAGACACTCTTCTACACCGTCAACCTGATCATTCCCTGCGTAGGCATCTCCTACCTTTCGGTGCTGGTCTTTTACCTGCCCGCCGATTCCGGCGAGAAGATTGCCCTCTGCATTAGCATCCTGCTTTCGCAGACCATGTTCTTCCTGCTCATATCAGAGATTATACCCTCAACTTCCCTGGCACTGCCGCTCCTGGGAAAGTACCTGCTGTTCACCATGTTGCTGGTGGGGCTGAGTGTCGTCATCACGATTATCATACTGAACATACACTACCGCAAGCCGAGCACCCACAAAATGAGGCCCTGGATCCGGTCGTTCTTCATCAAGCGGCTGCCCAAGCTCCTGCTGATGCGGGTGCCCAAGGACCTGCTGCGCGACCTGGCGGCCAACAAGATCAACTACGGCCTCAAGTTCAGCAAGACCAAGTTCGGACAGGCGCTGATGGACGAGATGCAAATGAACTCCGGCGGCTCCAGTCCGGACTCCCTACGGCGCATGCAAGGTCGAGTGGGGGCGGGCGGGTGCAATGGCATGCACGTGACCACTGCCACGAACAG ATTTAGCGGCCTGGTGGGAGCTTTGGGTGGCGGTCTGAGCACCCTGAGCGGCTACAACGGACTGCCATCGGTGCTGTCCGGACTGGACGACTCTTTAAGCGATGTGGCCGCACGCAAAAAGTATCCTTTCGAGCTGGAAAAGGCCATCCATAACGTCATGTTCATACAGCATCACATGCAGCGCCAGGACGAGTTCAATGCG GAAGACCAGGACTGGGGCTTTGTGGCCATGGTCATGGATCGTCTGTTCCTCTGGCTCTTCATGATCGCATCCTTGGTGGGCACCTTTGTGATCCTGGGCGAGGCTCCGTCGCTTTACGACGATACCAAGGCCATTGATGTTCAGCTATCCGACGTTGCCAAGCAAATCTACAATCTAACCGAGAAGAAGAATTAA